The following proteins come from a genomic window of Halomarina ordinaria:
- a CDS encoding SDR family oxidoreductase — MSHSFDFDGQVVLVTGASGALGSAVCEAFADAGATVAAADVVEPDDEDAQLDTGEGIQFYQGDFTDEGAVEEVVSRVVDDHGGLDALCNVAGTWRGGDPIAETDAETFDFLFDVNLKTMFLASKHAVPHLREREGAVVSVSARSSLEGGEGDGPYRASKAGVRLLTETIAEEERGTVRANAVMPSVIDTPANREMMPDADHDAWVDPADIAAVFLFLCSDAASVTSGAAVPVYGEA; from the coding sequence ATGTCGCACAGCTTCGACTTCGACGGACAAGTGGTCCTCGTGACGGGCGCGAGCGGGGCGCTCGGCAGCGCGGTCTGCGAGGCGTTCGCCGACGCCGGCGCGACGGTCGCCGCCGCGGACGTGGTCGAACCGGACGACGAGGACGCGCAACTCGACACCGGCGAGGGCATCCAGTTCTACCAGGGTGATTTCACCGACGAGGGGGCGGTAGAGGAGGTCGTGAGCCGGGTCGTCGACGACCACGGCGGCCTCGACGCGCTCTGTAACGTCGCGGGGACGTGGCGCGGCGGCGACCCCATCGCCGAGACCGACGCCGAGACGTTCGACTTCCTCTTCGACGTGAACCTGAAGACGATGTTCCTCGCGTCGAAGCACGCCGTCCCCCACCTGCGGGAACGCGAGGGGGCCGTCGTCTCGGTGTCGGCCCGGTCGTCGCTCGAGGGCGGCGAGGGCGACGGTCCCTACCGGGCGTCGAAGGCGGGCGTCCGCCTGCTCACCGAGACCATCGCCGAGGAGGAGAGAGGGACGGTGCGGGCGAACGCCGTCATGCCGAGCGTCATCGACACGCCGGCGAACCGCGAGATGATGCCCGACGCGGACCACGACGCGTGGGTCGACCCCGCCGACATCGCGGCGGTGTTCCTCTTCCTCTGTTCGGACGCCGCGAGCGTCACGAGCGGCGCGGCCGTCCCGGTCTACGGCGAGGCGTAG
- a CDS encoding NADPH:quinone reductase gives MRAIRYHETGGPDVLQVDDVETPDPGHGEVRIETRAAGVNPVDTYFRTGEYPPGDLPKIPGSDVAGVVDAVGAGVEGYEVGDRVYATGLGNDRQGTYAEAVLAPTDRVAHLPEAVTFAEGAAMALVGVTAWQALVFHARLEPAEVCLVHSGSGGVGHVAVQLAAATGARVVTTASERYHDHLRDLGAHTVLDYRRDDLADAVREVGRPNVVLDTIMNEYFPFDAEVAAKRARIVGIGNTDSTAPIPMGYAKQKDLRFQLMTMFNTDDTGAVLSRLAQLMAAGSVVPEIARTYPLAEAAQAQRDVLDESFLGKLLLEP, from the coding sequence ATGCGCGCGATTCGCTACCACGAGACCGGCGGTCCCGACGTGCTCCAAGTGGACGACGTAGAGACGCCCGACCCGGGACACGGCGAGGTCCGCATCGAGACGCGGGCGGCCGGCGTCAACCCCGTCGACACCTACTTCCGGACCGGCGAGTACCCGCCCGGCGACCTCCCGAAGATACCCGGCTCCGACGTCGCGGGCGTCGTCGACGCCGTCGGCGCGGGGGTCGAAGGGTACGAGGTGGGTGACCGCGTCTACGCGACCGGCCTCGGGAACGACCGGCAGGGGACGTACGCCGAGGCGGTGCTGGCGCCGACGGACCGCGTCGCACACCTCCCCGAGGCAGTCACGTTCGCGGAGGGCGCGGCGATGGCGCTCGTCGGCGTCACCGCCTGGCAGGCGCTCGTCTTCCACGCCCGCCTCGAACCCGCGGAGGTCTGCCTCGTCCACAGTGGGAGCGGCGGCGTCGGTCACGTCGCCGTCCAGTTGGCGGCCGCGACGGGCGCGCGCGTCGTCACGACGGCGAGCGAGCGCTACCACGACCACCTGCGCGACCTCGGCGCGCACACGGTGCTCGACTACCGGCGCGACGACCTCGCGGACGCCGTGCGCGAGGTCGGGAGGCCGAACGTCGTCCTCGACACCATCATGAACGAGTACTTCCCGTTCGACGCGGAGGTGGCGGCGAAACGCGCCCGCATCGTCGGCATCGGCAACACCGATTCCACGGCCCCGATTCCCATGGGCTACGCGAAGCAGAAGGACCTCCGCTTCCAGCTGATGACCATGTTCAACACCGACGACACGGGGGCGGTCCTCTCGCGGCTGGCACAACTGATGGCGGCGGGGTCGGTCGTCCCAGAGATCGCGCGCACCTACCCGCTGGCGGAGGCCGCACAGGCCCAGCGCGACGTGCTGGACGAGAGCTTCCTCGGAAAACTCCTGCTCGAACCCTGA
- the sucC gene encoding ADP-forming succinate--CoA ligase subunit beta has product MKLHEYQAKGVFAEAGIPTPESELAETVDEVVDAAERIGYPVAIKAQVQVGGRGKAGGIELVDDEAEAREAADAILGMDLKGLHVGSVLVEAAVDFTDELYVGVTMDRTEGRPVAMVSTKGGVNIEEVAEEDPDAIARVHVDPSFGMHPYQARNAVFEAGVDRDVATSVARVLTTLYDLWDDKDATDIEVNPLMVTADDEVVAADAVMNVDDDALFRHSDLQEMEEEGDTDQDDLEAKADEYGFDYVRLEGNVGIIGNGAGLVMTTLDLVDYFGGAPANFLDIGGGAKAERVTNALDMVFSDPNVDSVVFNIFGGITRGDEVAKGINEALENFDEIPKRVVVRLAGTNAEEGMEILNTDLVTVEETLEDAVQRAVEYAEEDQ; this is encoded by the coding sequence ATGAAGCTTCACGAATACCAGGCGAAAGGCGTGTTCGCCGAGGCGGGCATCCCGACCCCCGAGTCGGAACTCGCCGAGACCGTCGACGAGGTCGTCGACGCCGCCGAGCGCATCGGCTACCCCGTCGCCATCAAGGCGCAGGTGCAGGTCGGCGGCCGCGGGAAGGCCGGCGGTATCGAACTCGTCGACGACGAGGCCGAGGCCCGCGAGGCGGCCGACGCCATCCTCGGGATGGACCTGAAGGGCCTGCACGTCGGGAGCGTCCTCGTCGAGGCGGCCGTCGACTTCACCGACGAACTCTACGTCGGCGTCACGATGGACCGCACCGAGGGCCGCCCCGTGGCGATGGTCTCGACGAAGGGGGGCGTGAACATCGAGGAGGTCGCCGAGGAGGACCCGGACGCCATCGCGCGCGTCCACGTCGACCCCTCGTTCGGGATGCACCCCTACCAGGCGCGCAACGCCGTCTTCGAGGCCGGCGTCGACCGCGACGTCGCCACGTCCGTGGCGCGCGTACTGACGACGCTGTACGACCTCTGGGACGACAAGGACGCGACCGACATCGAGGTCAACCCGCTGATGGTCACGGCCGACGACGAGGTCGTCGCGGCCGACGCCGTCATGAACGTCGACGACGACGCGCTGTTCCGCCACTCCGACCTCCAGGAGATGGAAGAGGAGGGCGACACCGACCAGGACGACCTGGAGGCGAAGGCCGACGAGTACGGCTTCGACTACGTCCGCCTCGAGGGGAACGTCGGCATCATCGGCAACGGCGCGGGCCTCGTGATGACGACGCTCGACCTCGTCGACTACTTCGGCGGGGCGCCGGCGAACTTCCTCGACATCGGGGGCGGCGCGAAGGCCGAGCGGGTGACCAACGCCCTCGACATGGTCTTCTCGGACCCCAACGTCGACAGCGTCGTCTTCAACATCTTCGGCGGCATCACCCGCGGCGACGAGGTGGCGAAGGGCATCAACGAGGCGCTGGAGAACTTCGACGAGATACCCAAGCGCGTCGTCGTCCGCCTCGCGGGGACGAACGCCGAGGAGGGCATGGAGATTCTGAACACCGACCTCGTGACGGTCGAGGAGACGCTGGAGGACGCCGTCCAGCGGGCCGTCGAGTACGCGGAGGAGGACCAATGA
- the sucD gene encoding succinate--CoA ligase subunit alpha, which yields MSIFVDNDTRVVVQGITGGEGKFHTGQMVDYGTNVVAGAVPGRGGQEVDGIPVYDTVEGAVEEEDANASVVFVPPAFAGDAVFEALDTDLDLVVAITEGVPQQDMARVYKRLSEVDTRLVGPNCPGLITPGEAKLGILPGNIFAEGNVGLVSRSGTLTYQVVDNLTQRGIGQSTAIGIGGDPIIGTDFVDALAAFEDDPDTDAVVMCGEIGGEDEEEAAAFIGEHMDTPVAGFIAGRTAPPGKRMGHAGAIVSGSGTGTAESKISALNDAGVPVGDTPNEVADNVEEFL from the coding sequence ATGAGCATCTTCGTCGACAACGACACGCGCGTCGTGGTACAGGGCATCACCGGCGGTGAGGGGAAGTTCCACACCGGCCAGATGGTCGATTACGGGACGAACGTCGTCGCCGGCGCCGTCCCCGGACGGGGCGGTCAGGAGGTCGACGGCATCCCCGTCTACGACACCGTCGAGGGGGCCGTCGAGGAGGAGGACGCGAACGCGAGCGTCGTCTTCGTCCCGCCGGCGTTCGCCGGCGACGCCGTCTTCGAGGCGCTCGACACCGACCTCGACCTCGTCGTCGCCATCACCGAGGGCGTCCCCCAGCAGGACATGGCGCGCGTCTACAAGCGCCTCTCGGAGGTCGACACCCGCCTCGTCGGCCCGAACTGCCCCGGTCTCATCACCCCCGGCGAGGCCAAACTCGGCATCCTGCCGGGCAACATCTTCGCGGAGGGGAACGTCGGCCTCGTCTCGCGCTCGGGCACCCTGACCTATCAGGTCGTCGACAACCTCACCCAGCGCGGCATCGGCCAGTCGACCGCCATCGGCATCGGCGGCGACCCCATCATCGGGACGGACTTCGTCGACGCGCTGGCCGCGTTCGAGGACGACCCCGACACCGACGCCGTCGTCATGTGCGGTGAGATCGGCGGCGAGGACGAGGAGGAGGCCGCCGCCTTCATCGGCGAGCACATGGACACGCCCGTCGCGGGCTTCATCGCCGGGCGGACCGCCCCGCCGGGCAAGCGCATGGGCCACGCCGGCGCCATCGTCTCCGGGTCGGGCACGGGCACCGCCGAGTCGAAGATCTCGGCGCTCAACGACGCGGGCGTCCCCGTCGGCGACACCCCCAACGAGGTCGCCGACAACGTCGAAGAGTTCCTCTGA
- a CDS encoding cytochrome P450 — MRAQPPGPAGYPVVGNTYHYARDPFSFMDAVRRAYGDVARFQLGPVDTYMVSNPDDVERVLVTEESTFRKADFEDDAVNALLGKGLLMSEGAFWEKQRRLAQPAFNMGRISGLVDTMAEKTSAMLDGWSDGDTVNLQLPIARLTVEIIVDAMFGVSVDEETVRRVQDNLEPLGARFEPDPVRFLTPSWVPSEGNREYYDALATLEDIVDDLVERRRASGDEGTDFLSLLLRAQAVGDQTDRQVRDEMMTMLLAGHDTTALTLTYAFHQLGCHPHVEERFHEEVDSVLGGEAPTMGDLRHLEYTERVLKETMRVLPPVYTLFRQANADVKLGGYRVPADSLVMVPQWVVHRDPAYWDDPGAFDPERWRPERARERHRYAYFPFGAGPRHCIGKQFSLVEAKVIASMVANRFSLELRSAADLSLRPSLTMHPREPVEVRLHAR; from the coding sequence ATGCGAGCCCAGCCGCCCGGCCCCGCCGGCTACCCCGTCGTGGGGAACACCTACCACTACGCTCGTGACCCGTTCTCGTTCATGGACGCCGTCCGCCGCGCCTACGGCGACGTGGCGCGGTTCCAGCTCGGCCCGGTCGACACCTACATGGTGTCGAACCCGGACGACGTCGAACGCGTGCTCGTCACCGAGGAGTCGACGTTCCGGAAGGCCGACTTCGAGGACGACGCGGTCAACGCCCTCCTCGGGAAGGGCCTGCTGATGAGCGAGGGAGCGTTCTGGGAGAAACAGCGCCGCCTCGCTCAGCCGGCGTTCAACATGGGGCGCATCAGCGGCCTGGTCGACACCATGGCCGAGAAGACGAGCGCGATGCTCGACGGCTGGAGCGACGGCGACACCGTCAACCTCCAGTTGCCCATCGCCCGCCTCACGGTCGAGATAATCGTCGACGCGATGTTCGGCGTCAGCGTCGACGAGGAGACGGTCCGTCGGGTTCAGGACAACCTCGAACCGCTCGGCGCGCGCTTCGAACCCGACCCCGTGCGCTTCCTCACGCCGTCGTGGGTGCCGAGCGAGGGCAACCGCGAGTACTACGACGCGCTGGCGACGCTGGAGGACATCGTCGACGACCTCGTCGAGCGCCGGCGCGCGTCGGGCGACGAGGGGACGGACTTCCTCTCGCTGCTCCTTCGCGCGCAGGCGGTCGGCGACCAGACCGACCGGCAGGTCCGCGACGAGATGATGACGATGCTGCTGGCGGGCCACGACACGACGGCGCTGACGCTCACCTACGCGTTCCACCAGCTGGGCTGTCACCCGCACGTCGAGGAGCGGTTCCACGAGGAAGTCGACTCGGTCCTCGGGGGGGAGGCGCCGACGATGGGCGACCTGCGCCACCTCGAGTACACCGAGCGCGTCCTGAAGGAGACGATGCGCGTGCTCCCGCCGGTGTACACCCTGTTCCGGCAGGCGAACGCGGACGTCAAACTCGGCGGCTACCGCGTCCCCGCGGACTCGCTGGTGATGGTTCCCCAGTGGGTCGTCCACCGCGACCCGGCGTACTGGGACGACCCCGGGGCGTTCGACCCGGAGCGCTGGCGACCCGAGCGCGCGCGCGAACGCCACCGCTACGCGTACTTCCCGTTCGGCGCCGGGCCGCGCCACTGCATCGGCAAGCAGTTCTCGCTGGTCGAGGCGAAGGTCATCGCCAGCATGGTCGCGAACCGGTTCTCGCTCGAACTCCGCTCTGCGGCGGACCTGTCGCTTCGTCCCTCGCTGACGATGCACCCGCGAGAGCCGGTCGAGGTACGCCTCCACGCCCGCTGA